Genomic segment of Aliiroseovarius sp. M344:
CCGACTGACACCCCTTCTTCTGGCCAAAGTATCCCGGGGTGAGCGGCAGCGCCGCGAGGGGCAGCGCCCCTCAGGCTCACAACGTGAGCCCTAAATCGTTTCGAGAAAAACCTGCGACACCGGTTTTTGGCGAAATGCGCGATACGATGAAATGTTGAGCGGCGTTTCGAATGAACCCTGTCTCAGGTTTAATTCGAAACGCTTTAGCCCACCAATTCGCTCAGCGCTGCGTCCCCGAACAAACGCGGATACTCGATCTTCGGACAACGGTTTTCGATCACGTTGATCCCTTTGGCCTCTGCCTTGGCGCGCGCCGCGGCGTTCTCGACGCCCAGTTGCATCCACACCGTTTTCAGGTCCGGCAGGGCCTCCAGCGCGGCGTCGACAATGGGTTCGACGCCATCAGATCGGCGAAACAGGTCAATCATGTCTGTCTCGGGCGGCAGATCACGAACTGTTGCGACGACAGTCTCGCCAAACATCTCTTTGCCTGCTAGCCCCGGGTTTACACCGATCACCCGATATCCCTTGCGCGACAGAAATCCGGCCACCGCATGGCTGGCGCGTGCAGGATTATTGGACAGCCCAACAAGCCCAATCACGCGCGTCGAGGTCAGAATGGCTTTCAGACGGTTGTCAGTATCATTTTGTGTCATGCGCGACAGATAAGCCCACACTTGGCCCATTCCAATCCCCGAACAGAAAAATGCGCCCGAAACCAAAAGGCCGGGCGCAAGTTGGTGGAACGAGGGACAGTGATATGAGAAGCCGGGCGTTCCACAGCCCGCTCTCGTATCTCAGATATGGGCAAATTCGCAGTTGGGAAGGTGTTGTAAAGCAGATGTGAACTGGGCGTGAAAACCACCGCCGCGCTAGCTGCTGAGTACTCCGGGCCAGAACGTGTCTGCTTTGGCAATATGGCCGGGAATTTCCGCCAGCCACAGTTTGCGCGCCTGCAAGCTGAAGTTCAGGTAGAGTTTGCCCTCATGGATCGTCCACGCCTTTGGCACTGTTGGGGCAATTTGCCCTTTGCTCATCGCATAGGCGCAATAGCCACCGTATTGCGGTGAATACCGCATCGGATCGTCGGCAAACATCGCGCGATGTTCCTCGTTGGCAAACAGGACCGTGACGCCATTGTGATCATAGGCAAAGTCTTGGCGGCCCGGCACAGGTCCGTCGGTCGTGAAATAGGCGACGGGATCATGGCCGTCCCAGGCCACGCCCTCCTCAATATATACGGCCGACGCTGCGGCCCGCGCGCGGGACGTGCCGAAAATGGCAACAACCGGCGCAGCAAGCAGCCCCGACATTATCAATCGTCGTGAAATTCTTTTCGTGGTCACGTGGCACCCCTCCACACCCTATCTGACCATTGTTTGAAGAAAAAAGCACCCCCGCTCAAGTGGAAGTGATCACCGGGACGCGCGTGTGCGATAAAGCGCCACTGCGGCAGCGTTTGAAACATTCAGTGATCCAAACCCACGTGCAAACGGTATTTTGACCAGTTGATCGCAGGTTTCCTTCGTCTTTTCGCGCAAGCCCGGTCCTTCTGCGCCCAGAACAAGCGCCACGGGACGTTCCGGTCGCGCATCCAGCGCGGTCTCCAGCGTCTCAACCGCCTCGCCATCCAGTCCCAGTATGACAAACCCCATTTCGCGCAGCTCGATCATCGTATCGGCCAGGTTGCGAATGCGCAGATAAGGCTGACGCTCCAATGCGCCCGACGCGGTTTTGGCCAGCGCGCCGGTTTCCGGCGCTGACCCGCGGGCGGTGCCGATGACAGCACTTGCGCCGAACACTTCGGCAGAGCGCAGGATCGCGCCCACATTGTGTGGGTCTGTGACACGGTCCAGCAGTACCACGATCGGCAAGCCGCCCTCGCCGCCCATCACGCGCTCGGCAAAATTGCCCCATGCCAGCGGTTTGACCTCCAGTGCCGCACCCTGATGTACCGAATTGGGATCAAGGGGCGCTGGAAATTTTCGCGCGTCCGCCATCTCGGGCTCCATACCCGAAAATTCAATGGCTTCGGCCAGCTTGTCGGCTGCGTTTTTCGTGACGATCAGGCGCAGCCGTTCCCGGTCCGGGTTCATCAAGGCATCGCGCACAGCATGCAGCCCAAACAGCCAAACTGTTTCCGCCGCCGCATCGCGCCGCGACATTTCCTTTTTGACCACCCATTTTGGCTTTTTCGTCATGCCGTTTGCCCTTCATTTCGCAAGGCCCGGACAATGCGTCGATTGCAGCGGCGAGACAAGGGCATCTGGTCGATTTTTCGTATTGACCCTTTGGCGCGGGCGGGCTACTCAGCCCCACGTTCGGCGCAACGCGCGCGGGACGTAGTGGGCGACAGGCCGCAAGGTGTGGCAGGGGACTGTAACTCCCTCGCGGAGACGCACGCCTGGTTCGATTCCAGGGTCGCCCACCACTTTCCCTTCTGACAGACCTAAACTGCGACGCAGGTGTTACGCCAATCGCGCCCGCACCAGCCCTCGCAATGAATTCCCGACAAAGATCGCCCGTGCTCTAACAAGGCGGTCGGCTGGGATGGTCTGCTCGACCACATCGCCCTGATCCAGCATCTCCTCTCTCAGCACGCCCGGCAACAGACCCGTGGTGAGCGGAGGCGTAACCAGACCCTGCCCGAAATCGGCAAAGATGTTGGTGATCGTGCCTTCGCACAGCTCGTTGCGTTCATTCAGGAAAAGAACTTCGTCGATGCCCTTGGGAAGCGCGGCGCGCGTCTTGTCATAAAGCGCTCTGCGAGTGGATTTTATCGAAAGCCATGGGTCGGTTGAGCTGAGTTTCTCTGGCGACACCCGCACGGACCAGACTGTGTCACGGGGCAGTGGTTGATATGGGGCAGAGGTCAGATCAAGCCGCCCATGGCGATCCATCGTGAGCCGCATCCGCGTTGCACATTCAGCCGAAAACCCGTCCAGCAGCAGTGTTGGATCGGACCAAGCGAAGCCGAGCCGCGCAGCTGACCGCGCCAGCCGCGCTACGTGACGACCCCGGCGGATTACCCCGTCTTCGGGCGTCCAAAGGAACGTCTCGATCAGTCGGATTTCGTCATCAATTGCGTCGCGAAACGCGCTTTCCATAAAGCTTCCTCGTATTCTGACGCGGCGGTGCTGTCATAGACCAAGCCGCCGCCCACGTTCAGTGTGACCGCGCCATCCTCGACCATCAAAGTGCGGATCGCCACATTGAAGTCGGATCGGCCATCCGGGGCCGCCCAACCGATGGTGCCGCAGTAAATCTCGCGGGGGCTATCCTCGAGTTCCGCAATGATTTCCATCGCGCGCAGCTTTGGCGCCCCGGTGATTGAGCCGCAGGGAAACAAAGCGCGAAAAATGTCACTCAGACCCGTGCCCTGCCGCATCTGACCCCTCACAAGCGAGACCATTTGATGTACGGTTTCATAGGTTTCTACGGTGAACAACTCTGGTACACAGACACTACCCGCCTGACAAATGCGCGAGATGTCGTTGCGCAGAAGGTCGACGATCATCAAGTTTTCAGCCAGATTTTTTTCGTCATTGCGCAGGAAATGCACCCGGTGGGCATCCTCGACCGCGTCGGCGCTGCGCGGTTGGGTGCCTTTCATCGGGCGTGTCTCTATCTGACCTGTGGTGGTGGTGCGAAAGAACAGCTCAGGCGAGCGGGACAGGATGGTGGGCAAGCCGTCGGCTTCAAGCAAGACGCCGTGGCCTACGATTTGTGCATCTGCCAAAGCCGCATAGATCGCTTGCGGTTGACCCGACGCCGTGCCGCATATCGGAAAGGTCAAGTTCACCTGATAAGTGTCGCCCGCGCACACATAATCATGCACGCACTTAAACGCCTGCAGATACCGCGCGTCCGACCAACCGGGTTGCAGATCGACCAGCCGCGCAGGTCCGGCCGCAACAGCTTGTGCCCTGCTTGGCCCGTCATAAACTCCGAACTGTAATAGTGGCAATCGGCGGCAGCTCGGCATCAAAGGGGTCAATCGCGGCTCCAGCGCGTAACCCAACTCGTAACTTGCGAAACCCGCAACCCACGCCCCTTGCGCGCGGGCGTCATCCAGGTCCGCCAACGCACGCGCAACATCGCGCGGTCCCTGCGCCACGATCAGCCGCTGCGGCGAGTCGAATTGGCAGGGCATCTCATCAGGCCCATGATCAAAGCGCAATTTCACGGGTGTTTCTCCGGTAGCATCCGCCCGACCTATCTTGCCAGATGTTGCTTTGCGCTACCAGAAGCGCCAACACCGCGCGCAAATGCGGCGTGAGGGCGCGAAGGCTAGGCGTCGAAGTGGATATCTACTGCGCCAAAAGCACCAAAATCCGCGTGGATGTCCGTGCCGGGTGGGCACTCGACCGGGCGGATGAAACTGCCGGACAATATGATCTGCCGCGGTTCAATGCTCTGCCCATATTGTGCCATGCGACGGGCCAGCCAGACCACGCTATCAATGGGATCGTTGAGCACCCCTGCCCCAAGCCCGGTTTCCTCGATCTCGCCATTGCGAAAGGTCAGCGCGCCCACCCAACGCAAATCAAAGGCATCGACTGCATGTCGTTCAGCCCCCAACACCACACCGGCATTGGCCGCATTATCGCTGATCGTATCAAAGACGGTGCGGGCTTTGCCGGTCGCCGCGTCCACACGTTGAATGCGGGTGTCGAGGATCTCGAGCGACGGCGCGACATAGTCGGTGGCCGCAATCACATCGTCGCGTGTGGCCTCTGCCCCGCCCAGCGGAGACTTCATGACGAAGGCGATCTCCGCTTCGATGCGCGGCTGGATGAACCGACGGGCAGGCACGGTTCCTCCGGTCTCA
This window contains:
- a CDS encoding CoA-binding protein, which codes for MTQNDTDNRLKAILTSTRVIGLVGLSNNPARASHAVAGFLSRKGYRVIGVNPGLAGKEMFGETVVATVRDLPPETDMIDLFRRSDGVEPIVDAALEALPDLKTVWMQLGVENAAARAKAEAKGINVIENRCPKIEYPRLFGDAALSELVG
- a CDS encoding YHS domain-containing (seleno)protein; amino-acid sequence: MSGLLAAPVVAIFGTSRARAAASAVYIEEGVAWDGHDPVAYFTTDGPVPGRQDFAYDHNGVTVLFANEEHRAMFADDPMRYSPQYGGYCAYAMSKGQIAPTVPKAWTIHEGKLYLNFSLQARKLWLAEIPGHIAKADTFWPGVLSS
- the rlmB gene encoding 23S rRNA (guanosine(2251)-2'-O)-methyltransferase RlmB, with product MTKKPKWVVKKEMSRRDAAAETVWLFGLHAVRDALMNPDRERLRLIVTKNAADKLAEAIEFSGMEPEMADARKFPAPLDPNSVHQGAALEVKPLAWGNFAERVMGGEGGLPIVVLLDRVTDPHNVGAILRSAEVFGASAVIGTARGSAPETGALAKTASGALERQPYLRIRNLADTMIELREMGFVILGLDGEAVETLETALDARPERPVALVLGAEGPGLREKTKETCDQLVKIPFARGFGSLNVSNAAAVALYRTRASR
- a CDS encoding aminotransferase class IV family protein, translated to MESAFRDAIDDEIRLIETFLWTPEDGVIRRGRHVARLARSAARLGFAWSDPTLLLDGFSAECATRMRLTMDRHGRLDLTSAPYQPLPRDTVWSVRVSPEKLSSTDPWLSIKSTRRALYDKTRAALPKGIDEVLFLNERNELCEGTITNIFADFGQGLVTPPLTTGLLPGVLREEMLDQGDVVEQTIPADRLVRARAIFVGNSLRGLVRARLA
- a CDS encoding aminodeoxychorismate synthase component I, translating into MKLRFDHGPDEMPCQFDSPQRLIVAQGPRDVARALADLDDARAQGAWVAGFASYELGYALEPRLTPLMPSCRRLPLLQFGVYDGPSRAQAVAAGPARLVDLQPGWSDARYLQAFKCVHDYVCAGDTYQVNLTFPICGTASGQPQAIYAALADAQIVGHGVLLEADGLPTILSRSPELFFRTTTTGQIETRPMKGTQPRSADAVEDAHRVHFLRNDEKNLAENLMIVDLLRNDISRICQAGSVCVPELFTVETYETVHQMVSLVRGQMRQGTGLSDIFRALFPCGSITGAPKLRAMEIIAELEDSPREIYCGTIGWAAPDGRSDFNVAIRTLMVEDGAVTLNVGGGLVYDSTAASEYEEALWKARFATQLMTKSD
- the hpaH gene encoding 2-oxo-hept-4-ene-1,7-dioate hydratase encodes the protein MTPDEHAAAAAELLAAERTGRQIGLLTLRHPEMGMDDAYAVQNAIYQQKLAEGRDVIGWKIGLTSKAMQYALNIDIPDSGILFDDMLFETGGTVPARRFIQPRIEAEIAFVMKSPLGGAEATRDDVIAATDYVAPSLEILDTRIQRVDAATGKARTVFDTISDNAANAGVVLGAERHAVDAFDLRWVGALTFRNGEIEETGLGAGVLNDPIDSVVWLARRMAQYGQSIEPRQIILSGSFIRPVECPPGTDIHADFGAFGAVDIHFDA